In Hirschia baltica ATCC 49814, the genomic stretch TAAATCTATGACATTCAGGACAGCAAAACCGTTTAGAATGGCGTCTACTGCAACAGTGGACAATATCATTCCCATTACACGACTTATGACACTAGCTCCAGAAGTCCCGATTAATTTTAGTATTGGATTAGCAAGAAGAAGCAGCACAAAAGTGAACACAAGCACACCCAGCAACAGCCCTGCGGTAGCGGTTTGTTCCAAAACGGAATGCCCATGATTATCGGTAAGAATAATCACAGTCATAATTGCACCCGGCGATGCAATAGATGGCATAGCCAAAGGAAAGACCGCGCTTTGGCTTATTGATTTTGCTTGATTGAGTTCTTCTTCGGGTTTTGAAGGCCCAAATATCATTTGCAGTGCAAACAAAAACAGAATTATCCCGCCTGCAATCTGAAAAGATCCTAACGCCAACCCAAGCGCTTCAAAAACCAGCTGCCCAAGTATCAAAAACGTGTAGAGCACGATTGCGGCGATCAACACACCGATAAGCGCCACTTTAGGGCGGTTTTCAGGTGCCATACCTGCGGTAACTGCAATAAAAATGGGGATCGTTCCAATAGGGTCAATAACCACAAACAGCGTTATCAAATCTCGATAGAGCGATCCCCAATCCATATACTATACTCTTTAGTCAGTTGTTATTAAATAAATTTTGCAAGCTCTACTGCAGTGTCAGACATACGAGTTGAGAAGCCCCACTCATTGTCATACCAAGCTAGAACAGACACAAAGTTTCCATCCATAACCTTAGTTTGGTCAGCGTGGAAAATTGATGAGTGTGGGTCGTGGTTAAAGTCAGAAGATACATGTTTCACTTCAGTGTAACCTAGCACACCTTTCAAAGAACCTTCAGCAGCTTCTTTAACAGCAGCGTTGATTTCTTCGATTGTTGTGTCGCGTTTTGCAACGAATTTCAAATCAACGACAGACACGTTTGGAGTTGGAACACGTAGAGAAAAACCATCAAGCTTTCCGTTCAACTCAGGAAGAACCAAACCAACGGCTTTAGCAGCACCTGTTGATGTCGGGATCATAGACAATGCCGCGGCACGTGCGCGATAAAGGTCATTGTGCATACGGTCGAGTGTCGGCTGGTCACCAGTGTATGAGTGAATTGTTGTCATGATACCTTTTTCGATACCAATCGTGTCATTCAACACTTTAGCAACTGGAGATAGACAGTTAGTCGTACATGACGCGTTAGAAACAACCATGTCATCAGCGGTCAATGTACCGTGGTTCACACCATAAACGATTGTTTTATCAGCATTCGTTGCTGGTGCAGACACAAGAACGCGTTTTGCACCTGCTTCAAGGTGGGCAGACGCTTTTTCTTTTGAGGCGAAGAAACCAGTACATTCCATCGCGATATCAACTTTGTTTTCCGCGTGTGGAAGTTCTTTAGGGTCACGAATAGCTGTTACTTTGATCGCTTTACCGTTTACAATGATGTTATCACCATCAACAGACACATCCGCCTGAAGTGTACCGTGAACAGAGTCATATTTTAGAAGGTGTGCGTTTGTTTCAACCGGACCGAGGTCGTTGATAG encodes the following:
- a CDS encoding MarC family protein, with amino-acid sequence MDWGSLYRDLITLFVVIDPIGTIPIFIAVTAGMAPENRPKVALIGVLIAAIVLYTFLILGQLVFEALGLALGSFQIAGGIILFLFALQMIFGPSKPEEELNQAKSISQSAVFPLAMPSIASPGAIMTVIILTDNHGHSVLEQTATAGLLLGVLVFTFVLLLLANPILKLIGTSGASVISRVMGMILSTVAVDAILNGFAVLNVIDLNH
- the gap gene encoding type I glyceraldehyde-3-phosphate dehydrogenase is translated as MAVRIAINGFGRIGRLVLRSIIENNRTDVEVVSINDLGPVETNAHLLKYDSVHGTLQADVSVDGDNIIVNGKAIKVTAIRDPKELPHAENKVDIAMECTGFFASKEKASAHLEAGAKRVLVSAPATNADKTIVYGVNHGTLTADDMVVSNASCTTNCLSPVAKVLNDTIGIEKGIMTTIHSYTGDQPTLDRMHNDLYRARAAALSMIPTSTGAAKAVGLVLPELNGKLDGFSLRVPTPNVSVVDLKFVAKRDTTIEEINAAVKEAAEGSLKGVLGYTEVKHVSSDFNHDPHSSIFHADQTKVMDGNFVSVLAWYDNEWGFSTRMSDTAVELAKFI